One Desulfallas thermosapovorans DSM 6562 genomic region harbors:
- a CDS encoding HIT family protein — protein MDRLWAPWRGVYIGKEHGSECIFCAKLSAGLEQDRENFVLYRGDKVFVILNIYPYNNGHLLVAPNRHVGDIEDLDIDEMQELFAVTRHMVKVQRKAFNPNGFNVGINLGKVAGAGIPGHLHIHIVPRWEGDANFMPVLGDVRVISEALETTFAKLKQALEQE, from the coding sequence ATGGACAGGCTATGGGCGCCATGGCGCGGTGTCTATATAGGTAAAGAACATGGCTCGGAGTGTATTTTTTGTGCAAAGTTAAGTGCGGGTTTGGAGCAAGACAGGGAAAATTTCGTCCTGTACCGGGGCGACAAGGTATTTGTGATCTTAAATATCTATCCCTATAACAATGGTCATTTGCTGGTGGCACCCAATCGCCACGTGGGTGATATTGAGGATCTGGATATTGATGAAATGCAGGAATTATTTGCTGTCACCCGGCATATGGTCAAGGTGCAGCGTAAAGCGTTTAATCCCAACGGTTTCAACGTGGGGATTAATTTGGGTAAAGTAGCGGGGGCCGGCATACCGGGGCATTTGCATATCCACATAGTGCCCCGCTGGGAAGGTGACGCCAACTTTATGCCTGTGTTGGGTGATGTCCGGGTAATATCTGAAGCTTTGGAGACTACCTTTGCCAAACTGAAACAGGCATTGGAGCAGGAGTAG
- a CDS encoding pyruvate carboxyltransferase, translated as MFQLQYPKKVRIGEITVRDGFQHEEIIVPTNAKLWVLEELILAGFKDVEVTNLGNPRGMPQFADADELFYKLYNSRRVKDKLAGVELTAITIREKAVDRAIELKKKGYGPTRILQMVSTSASHMYKNSGLDHQGYWKMTEESIKKAHDAGIKVNGTVSTIWGCPIEGPTELKEAVKFTKRYLELGADDIEHADHDGSAPPNKVYEYFSMILDAIPNPDLHIAHFHVTRGWGLANVLAALQAGITRFECTMGGTGGQPANFVGGCPVSGTGSYYYQDPNIVGLVSTEDMVVMMDEMGIDTGVDVDRVLEIGRMVEKILGRRLRSECIKTGRIPKGATGF; from the coding sequence ATGTTTCAGCTGCAATATCCCAAAAAAGTGCGTATAGGTGAAATAACCGTAAGGGACGGTTTTCAGCATGAGGAAATAATTGTGCCCACCAATGCCAAGCTGTGGGTTTTGGAAGAGTTGATACTGGCAGGTTTTAAGGATGTTGAGGTCACCAACCTTGGAAATCCCCGGGGCATGCCCCAGTTTGCCGATGCCGATGAACTTTTCTATAAACTGTATAACTCCAGGAGAGTGAAAGATAAGCTGGCCGGTGTTGAACTCACTGCCATCACCATCAGGGAAAAGGCGGTGGACCGGGCTATCGAATTAAAGAAAAAGGGTTATGGTCCCACCCGTATATTGCAGATGGTATCCACATCGGCTTCGCACATGTATAAAAATTCGGGGCTGGATCACCAGGGGTATTGGAAGATGACGGAAGAATCCATTAAAAAAGCCCATGATGCGGGCATTAAGGTCAACGGCACTGTAAGTACCATCTGGGGTTGCCCAATCGAAGGACCCACCGAGCTGAAAGAAGCGGTAAAGTTTACCAAAAGGTACCTGGAACTGGGGGCCGACGATATTGAGCATGCCGATCATGACGGGTCTGCACCGCCCAATAAAGTATACGAGTATTTTTCCATGATTTTGGATGCTATCCCCAACCCCGATTTGCACATAGCTCACTTCCATGTTACCCGGGGCTGGGGCCTGGCCAATGTGTTGGCTGCACTGCAGGCCGGTATTACCCGTTTTGAATGCACCATGGGCGGTACGGGCGGCCAGCCTGCTAATTTTGTGGGCGGCTGCCCCGTATCGGGTACCGGTTCATATTATTACCAGGACCCCAATATCGTCGGCCTGGTATCCACCGAGGATATGGTGGTGATGATGGACGAAATGGGCATTGACACGGGCGTTGATGTGGACCGGGTGCTGGAAATAGGTCGTATGGTGGAGAAAATTCTGGGCCGCCGGCTGCGTAGCGAATGCATTAAAACAGGACGTATTCCCAAGGGGGCTACCGGTTTCTAG
- a CDS encoding indolepyruvate ferredoxin oxidoreductase subunit alpha — translation MFMVQIDPDKCEGCGECTASCPAEILEMDGDKATVSGDPSDCLGCETCVSVCPNGAVTISES, via the coding sequence ATGTTCATGGTGCAAATCGACCCGGATAAATGCGAAGGTTGCGGCGAATGCACTGCTTCCTGCCCGGCTGAAATCCTGGAAATGGACGGCGATAAAGCCACCGTCTCCGGTGATCCCAGTGACTGCCTGGGTTGCGAAACCTGCGTAAGCGTTTGCCCGAACGGTGCTGTTACCATTAGCGAATCATAA
- a CDS encoding AMP-binding enzyme has product MLSTLSPNNLVLQLKKLERAISRHPHVADAVVVSLNTPAGETRIKAFVEPGDPPPTAESIREYFNENWAGNPIPIDFIFRSIPRTPSGKVIRQQLINSEA; this is encoded by the coding sequence ATGCTCAGCACATTATCACCCAACAACCTGGTTCTGCAATTGAAAAAATTGGAACGGGCGATAAGCAGACATCCCCACGTAGCTGACGCGGTGGTTGTATCTTTAAACACACCCGCCGGTGAAACAAGAATCAAGGCCTTTGTTGAACCAGGGGACCCACCACCCACAGCCGAAAGCATCAGGGAATATTTCAATGAAAATTGGGCCGGCAACCCAATACCCATAGATTTTATTTTTAGAAGCATTCCCCGTACCCCCTCGGGCAAGGTAATCAGGCAGCAGTTGATCAACAGCGAAGCTTAG
- a CDS encoding C40 family peptidase: protein MSKAKVFFTSLALGVSLFILPGHSSADTYHTVNSGDSLWKISRIYNTTVEKITSLNALDSITIYPGQRLLVVPGSSAGGDAVQAGMANQVSRNRDRIDEIIDYARSFLGVPYVSAGGSPSGFDCSGYTKYVFARFGIDLPRTAAQQYHMGQAIPASEARPGDLVAFKTGDYISHIGIYTGNGNFISATSSNGVDITPVYGSYWKDHLLGFSRIIPR from the coding sequence ATGTCCAAGGCAAAGGTATTCTTTACTTCACTTGCGCTGGGAGTATCCTTGTTTATCCTGCCCGGTCATTCTTCGGCCGACACTTATCACACAGTCAACTCAGGTGATTCCCTTTGGAAAATCTCGCGGATTTACAACACTACGGTGGAAAAAATCACATCATTAAATGCCCTTGATTCCATAACCATTTATCCCGGTCAACGGTTGCTGGTTGTGCCGGGAAGCAGTGCCGGTGGCGATGCGGTCCAGGCCGGTATGGCCAACCAAGTTTCCAGAAACCGCGATCGTATTGATGAAATTATTGATTATGCTCGCTCGTTTTTGGGGGTGCCTTATGTTTCGGCAGGGGGATCGCCCAGCGGTTTTGATTGCTCGGGTTATACAAAGTATGTATTTGCCCGGTTTGGTATCGATTTACCCCGCACTGCCGCGCAGCAGTATCATATGGGACAAGCTATACCGGCAAGTGAAGCCAGGCCCGGTGATTTGGTGGCTTTTAAAACCGGCGATTACATATCACACATTGGTATTTATACGGGTAACGGTAATTTTATCAGTGCCACTTCAAGCAATGGGGTTGATATAACCCCGGTTTACGGCTCGTATTGGAAGGATCATTTATTAGGCTTTTCCAGGATAATACCCCGGTAA
- the pyrE gene encoding orotate phosphoribosyltransferase, whose amino-acid sequence MDSQAFERRPVVLSSGKTSHYYFDGRKVSLNPRGAYLIAHLICDMIKDDQVDAVGGLTMGADPIVGALGPVAYQRGLDISLFIVRKEAKQHGTRQQIEGPPLKAGQRVVVVDDVITTGGSVIKAVEAVRAIGCKVVKAIALVDRQEGGTQTLEGMGVRVESIFTAADFGL is encoded by the coding sequence TTGGATAGCCAGGCATTTGAACGCCGGCCGGTGGTGCTTTCCTCGGGTAAGACCAGCCATTATTATTTTGATGGCCGGAAGGTGTCCCTGAATCCCCGGGGGGCTTATTTAATCGCCCATCTTATTTGCGATATGATAAAGGACGATCAGGTAGATGCGGTGGGGGGACTGACCATGGGAGCCGATCCCATTGTAGGGGCGCTGGGACCGGTGGCCTACCAGCGGGGCTTGGACATATCTCTGTTTATTGTGCGCAAAGAGGCCAAGCAGCACGGCACCAGGCAGCAAATAGAGGGGCCGCCATTAAAAGCGGGCCAGCGGGTGGTTGTGGTTGATGATGTAATAACCACCGGCGGATCTGTAATCAAAGCTGTGGAGGCGGTGCGGGCAATCGGCTGTAAGGTGGTTAAGGCCATTGCCCTGGTGGACAGGCAGGAAGGTGGTACCCAGACCCTTGAGGGGATGGGTGTTCGAGTGGAGTCTATATTTACCGCGGCGGATTTTGGCTTGTAA
- a CDS encoding enoyl-CoA hydratase-related protein, translated as MEYQNIKLTREGHVAIMAINRPGAMNALSTQTAREILSALEEMELDDNVFAAVFTAEGDKAFCVGADLKERKNMTREEMKKQRALFVRTFTAVAEFPKPLVAAVNGFALGGGCEFALGCDFIIASEKASFGLPEVGLAIIPGGGGTQLMPRVIGRNLAKELIFTGRRISARDAYKIGLVNHVVPADQLMEKTMEIMREITKNGPVALQQAKRSINLGLELELHTALALEAECYNVCLATEDRDEGLLAFNEKRKPVYKGR; from the coding sequence ATGGAATACCAGAACATCAAATTAACCAGGGAGGGCCACGTAGCTATCATGGCCATTAACCGGCCCGGGGCCATGAACGCCCTGAGTACCCAAACCGCCCGGGAGATACTGTCCGCCTTGGAGGAAATGGAACTGGATGACAATGTGTTTGCTGCGGTCTTTACCGCCGAAGGTGACAAAGCCTTTTGTGTAGGCGCCGATCTCAAGGAAAGAAAGAACATGACCCGGGAGGAAATGAAAAAACAGCGGGCCCTTTTCGTTCGCACTTTTACGGCAGTGGCCGAGTTCCCCAAGCCGCTGGTGGCGGCGGTAAATGGTTTCGCCCTGGGAGGCGGTTGTGAATTCGCCCTGGGATGTGACTTTATCATTGCTTCGGAAAAGGCTTCCTTTGGCCTGCCAGAGGTGGGTTTGGCCATTATACCCGGTGGGGGCGGTACCCAGCTTATGCCCAGGGTAATCGGGCGTAATCTGGCCAAGGAGCTTATTTTTACCGGGCGGCGTATCAGCGCCCGGGATGCTTATAAAATCGGCCTGGTTAACCATGTGGTGCCGGCGGATCAGTTAATGGAAAAGACCATGGAGATCATGCGAGAGATAACTAAAAACGGCCCGGTGGCTTTGCAGCAAGCCAAGCGGTCAATCAACCTGGGGTTGGAACTGGAGCTGCATACTGCTTTGGCCCTGGAAGCCGAGTGTTACAATGTCTGCCTGGCCACCGAGGACCGGGATGAGGGGTTGCTGGCTTTTAATGAAAAGCGTAAGCCTGTGTATAAAGGCAGGTAA
- a CDS encoding DUF763 domain-containing protein: MANLPLHGHRCPRWLFDRMVRLSAAIVEAVVEEFGPREVLRRMADPFWFQAFGCVVGFDWHSSGLTTVLCGALKQGMADRQGDAGIFFAGGKAMTSRKTPQEIANYTDLYGLPDHVADLQYASRMCAKVDSAAVQDGYQIYQHFFMFTRDGSWAVVQQGMNGQNGWARRYHWLSDNLQNFVEEPHAAVCGSLGPKILNMVSRESAGARDVSVFQARERPDEVVATLKKIAALPREQIAMLQLPAAHPVPQASRIEKTLRYLYDLAPENYEQLLGARGVGPATVRAFALVGEVVYGVRASFKDPVRYSFAHGGKDGHPYPVDRKNYDRSIGMLETALRRVRVGERDKMDALGRLAALQKGFSH, from the coding sequence ATAGCTAATTTACCTTTGCATGGGCATCGCTGCCCCAGGTGGCTTTTTGACCGGATGGTGCGCCTCAGTGCCGCCATTGTGGAAGCGGTGGTGGAGGAATTCGGTCCCCGGGAAGTGCTGCGCCGCATGGCCGATCCCTTTTGGTTTCAGGCCTTTGGCTGCGTGGTGGGATTTGATTGGCATTCCTCGGGTTTAACCACGGTGCTTTGCGGGGCATTAAAACAGGGTATGGCCGATCGCCAGGGGGATGCCGGGATATTCTTTGCGGGGGGCAAGGCCATGACCTCGCGTAAGACCCCGCAAGAAATAGCAAATTATACCGACCTGTACGGGCTGCCTGATCATGTGGCGGATTTGCAGTATGCCAGCCGGATGTGTGCCAAGGTGGATTCGGCAGCAGTGCAAGACGGCTATCAGATTTACCAGCACTTTTTTATGTTTACCCGGGATGGCAGCTGGGCGGTGGTGCAGCAGGGTATGAACGGCCAAAACGGTTGGGCCAGGCGTTACCACTGGCTCAGCGATAATCTACAAAACTTTGTTGAGGAACCCCATGCTGCTGTTTGCGGCAGTTTAGGGCCGAAGATATTAAATATGGTGTCCCGGGAAAGTGCCGGAGCCCGTGATGTATCGGTCTTTCAGGCCCGGGAACGACCGGATGAGGTTGTTGCGACATTGAAGAAGATTGCTGCTTTGCCCCGGGAACAAATCGCCATGCTGCAATTGCCCGCCGCCCATCCGGTGCCCCAGGCGAGCAGGATTGAAAAAACATTGCGTTACCTGTATGACCTGGCACCGGAAAATTATGAGCAGCTGCTGGGTGCCCGGGGGGTTGGCCCGGCTACGGTACGGGCCTTTGCCCTGGTGGGGGAAGTGGTATACGGGGTACGGGCCAGCTTTAAAGACCCGGTGCGTTACTCCTTTGCCCACGGTGGCAAAGACGGTCACCCCTACCCGGTGGATCGAAAAAACTATGACCGTTCTATAGGCATGCTGGAAACAGCTCTGCGGCGGGTGCGGGTTGGTGAAAGGGATAAAATGGACGCACTGGGCCGTCTGGCTGCATTACAAAAGGGTTTTAGCCATTAA
- a CDS encoding hydroxymethylglutaryl-CoA lyase — protein MYWPEKIMIREVGPRDGLQNEKVMLSTTMKIALIRQLAGAGIKAIEATSFVHPRAVPQLSDAEAVLNGLEGLDPGVTVSALVGNVKGLQRALAVRHTPLKEIVVVASASEAHNRANLNCSVAGTLNNIKEICRLAGGLLQVRGTVATAFGCPYQGVIGAGDVFRIIEGMLEAGIRQVGLADTAGLGNPRQVYELVHEVKRRYPQVCWGLHLHDARGWGLASAVTGVLAGVSVLESSLGGLGGCPFLPGAAGNLATAGLVEMLGNMGIETGVDLPRLNRCTRYLEQCLGGP, from the coding sequence GTGTATTGGCCTGAAAAAATTATGATTCGCGAGGTTGGCCCCAGGGACGGCTTGCAGAATGAAAAAGTCATGCTGTCCACCACTATGAAAATTGCTTTAATCAGGCAACTGGCCGGTGCCGGTATCAAGGCCATAGAAGCCACTTCCTTCGTGCATCCCCGGGCTGTGCCCCAGTTAAGTGATGCCGAAGCCGTGCTTAACGGGTTGGAGGGGCTTGATCCCGGGGTGACTGTCAGTGCCCTGGTGGGCAATGTCAAAGGGTTGCAAAGGGCGCTGGCTGTGCGGCATACGCCTCTAAAGGAGATAGTGGTGGTGGCCTCCGCCAGTGAAGCCCATAACCGGGCCAACCTGAATTGTTCAGTGGCCGGTACGCTAAATAATATTAAAGAAATATGCCGCCTGGCCGGAGGACTGCTTCAGGTGCGGGGTACCGTGGCCACAGCTTTTGGTTGCCCTTACCAGGGGGTTATCGGTGCCGGTGATGTTTTTAGAATCATTGAAGGTATGCTGGAGGCGGGTATTCGGCAAGTCGGGCTGGCGGATACAGCGGGCCTTGGTAATCCCCGGCAGGTATATGAGCTGGTTCATGAGGTGAAGAGGCGTTACCCGCAAGTATGCTGGGGGCTGCACTTGCACGATGCCAGGGGGTGGGGATTGGCAAGTGCCGTTACCGGCGTGTTGGCAGGGGTAAGCGTGCTGGAATCATCCCTTGGCGGGTTGGGTGGTTGCCCTTTTTTGCCCGGTGCCGCCGGCAACCTGGCCACCGCCGGCCTGGTGGAGATGCTGGGCAATATGGGTATTGAGACCGGAGTGGATCTTCCACGATTGAACCGGTGTACCCGGTATTTGGAACAGTGTTTGGGCGGGCCGTAA
- a CDS encoding alpha/beta-type small acid-soluble spore protein codes for MAQGQKRNRKLIPQAANAMEQFKYETAAELGIQNYQGYLGDLPSRVNGAVGGNMVKKMIAAYEQSLAQGQQPPTPQVTNQQPTP; via the coding sequence ATGGCACAAGGACAAAAAAGGAACAGAAAACTGATACCGCAGGCTGCTAATGCAATGGAACAATTTAAATATGAAACAGCGGCGGAATTGGGAATTCAAAACTATCAGGGTTATCTTGGCGATTTGCCCTCCAGGGTTAACGGAGCCGTCGGCGGTAATATGGTCAAGAAAATGATCGCCGCTTATGAGCAAAGCCTGGCCCAGGGTCAACAACCACCTACTCCTCAGGTTACCAACCAGCAGCCGACTCCTTAG